Proteins co-encoded in one Funiculus sociatus GB2-C1 genomic window:
- a CDS encoding helix-turn-helix domain-containing protein, whose translation MSLLKAFPPRPIATEEDFIATQQVIDSLIDRGNLTPDEQDYLNVLGSLVHDYEELHHPLPTLQGIELIKALMVELNLRQKDLVPIFKTESIVSAVLNGKRQLTVEHIQKLADFFHISPAVFLSKGV comes from the coding sequence ATGTCACTACTCAAGGCTTTCCCTCCGCGTCCCATCGCGACAGAAGAGGATTTTATTGCTACGCAACAGGTGATAGATTCTTTAATAGATCGCGGTAATCTAACACCAGACGAACAGGACTATCTCAATGTGTTAGGTAGCTTAGTCCACGATTACGAAGAACTTCATCATCCTCTACCCACTCTTCAGGGTATAGAGCTAATTAAAGCACTCATGGTTGAATTGAATCTTCGACAAAAAGATTTAGTTCCAATTTTTAAAACTGAGTCTATTGTTTCGGCAGTGCTGAACGGCAAGCGCCAGCTAACGGTAGAACATATTCAAAAGTTGGCTGATTTTTTCCATATTTCGCCAGCCGTTTTTTTAAGTAAAGGCGTCTGA
- a CDS encoding aspartyl protease family protein: MRNAQRYPFISADTALGEAGFRPYLSITLVNQKSSVPTSGLLDTGATVNVLPYPVGVELGYEWGQQTTALSLTGNLAQYEARVVVVQAVVGRFEPVQLVFAWTQAVSVPLILGQVNFFMEFDVCFYRSQLQFEVSPKAGVSDV, encoded by the coding sequence ATGCGTAACGCCCAACGGTATCCGTTTATCTCTGCTGATACTGCATTAGGCGAGGCAGGTTTTCGTCCGTATCTTTCTATCACCTTAGTCAATCAGAAAAGTTCTGTCCCCACATCCGGTTTATTAGATACCGGAGCAACGGTAAACGTGCTACCTTACCCGGTGGGGGTTGAGCTTGGGTATGAGTGGGGGCAGCAAACGACAGCTTTGAGTTTAACAGGTAATTTGGCTCAGTATGAGGCGCGTGTAGTGGTTGTGCAAGCCGTAGTTGGGCGATTTGAACCTGTGCAACTTGTATTCGCATGGACACAGGCTGTAAGTGTGCCATTAATATTAGGGCAAGTGAACTTCTTCATGGAGTTTGATGTCTGTTTCTACCGTTCGCAGCTACAGTTTGAAGTCAGTCCCAAAGCGGGAGTTTCCGACGTTTAG
- a CDS encoding type II toxin-antitoxin system HigB family toxin: MHIITYKRLNEFWEKHPNSQTSLQLWYDRTKAAQWENFVDLREIFPSADQVGNLTIFNIGGNNYRLITLVDYKYKKVFIRNILTHAEYDTQDWKNDPWYT, translated from the coding sequence ATGCACATTATCACCTACAAAAGACTCAACGAGTTTTGGGAGAAACACCCCAATTCTCAAACGAGCCTTCAGTTGTGGTACGACCGGACAAAAGCGGCTCAGTGGGAAAATTTTGTAGACCTTAGAGAAATATTCCCTTCAGCCGATCAAGTTGGAAATCTGACCATTTTTAACATCGGTGGTAATAACTATCGCCTGATTACTTTGGTTGACTATAAATACAAAAAAGTCTTTATTCGCAATATTCTTACTCATGCAGAATACGACACACAAGACTGGAAAAACGACCCCTGGTACACGTAG
- a CDS encoding ATP-dependent Clp protease ATP-binding subunit codes for MFELFTTEAVRVVMLAQEETRRLGHSLVGTEQILLGLIAEGTGVAAKVLTDAGVTLPKARNEVVKIIGRGSRFVPAEIPFTPKANRIFEQSLQESKSLGHNYIGTEHLLLGLIQEGEGVAAKVLANLGVDSSNLRTAVIQMLGEVAAVPAGARQERSSSKRSTQTATLDEFGTNLTKLAAEGKLDPVVGREKEIQRAIQILGRRTKNNPVLIGEPGVGKTAIAEGLAQRIVNKDIPDTLEDKQVISLDMGTLVAGTKFRGEFEERLKKIIEEIRASGNIILVVDEVHTLIGTGSAEGGMDAANIMKPALARGQLQCMGMTTLDEYRQHIERDAALERRFQPIMVGAPSVSETIEILIGLRDRYEQHHKVKISNEALVAAAQLSDRYISDRYLPDKAIDLVDEAGSRVRLRNTKPSANGELKRELRQVTTAKEEAVKAQDFDKAGVLRDRELELEAQLKATKDNKKSEVIAANAPVVDEEDIAQIVASWTGVPVNKLTESESELLLHLEDTLHQRLIGQEEAVTAASKAIRRARVGLKDPNRPIASFIFSGPTGVGKTELAKALAAYFFGSEEAMIRLDMSEFMESHTVSKLIGSPPGYVGYDEGGQLTEAVRRKPYTVVLFDEIEKAHPDVFNMLLQLLDDGRLTDSQGRTVDFKNTLIIMTSNIGSRIIEKGGGGLGFEFSDNQAESNYNRVRALVNEDLKQHFRPEFLNRLDEIIVFRQLSKEEVKQIADIMIREISSRLTEQGITLEVSDRFKERVVAEGYSPAYGARSLRRSIMRLLEDNLAEAMLSGQIKDGDTAILDVDDDNQIQVVKSEQRELLPVS; via the coding sequence ATGTTTGAACTCTTCACTACAGAAGCCGTTAGAGTAGTCATGTTAGCCCAGGAAGAAACACGTCGCCTGGGACACAGCCTCGTGGGAACCGAGCAAATCCTTCTTGGTTTGATTGCAGAAGGCACGGGAGTAGCTGCTAAAGTGTTGACTGACGCTGGTGTCACTCTTCCAAAAGCACGCAACGAGGTTGTAAAAATTATTGGTCGGGGATCTCGCTTTGTACCAGCTGAAATTCCCTTCACCCCCAAGGCGAACCGCATTTTTGAGCAATCTCTGCAAGAATCTAAGTCTCTGGGACACAACTACATTGGCACAGAACACCTCTTGCTAGGACTGATTCAAGAGGGTGAAGGCGTTGCTGCAAAGGTTTTGGCAAATCTGGGAGTAGATTCCTCGAACCTCCGCACCGCCGTAATTCAGATGCTGGGAGAAGTGGCAGCTGTTCCCGCTGGCGCACGACAAGAGCGCTCGTCTTCCAAGCGTTCCACCCAGACAGCGACATTAGACGAGTTTGGCACTAATCTTACCAAATTAGCCGCAGAAGGTAAACTCGATCCAGTCGTTGGTCGGGAAAAGGAAATTCAACGTGCTATCCAGATTTTAGGTCGCCGCACCAAGAATAATCCAGTATTGATCGGGGAGCCGGGAGTTGGTAAAACTGCGATCGCTGAAGGTTTAGCGCAGCGTATCGTTAATAAAGATATTCCCGATACCCTGGAAGATAAGCAAGTCATCAGCCTAGATATGGGGACGCTTGTCGCTGGAACCAAATTCCGGGGCGAATTTGAAGAACGTCTCAAGAAAATCATTGAGGAAATTCGCGCCTCTGGAAATATCATCTTGGTAGTTGACGAAGTTCACACCTTGATTGGTACTGGTTCGGCTGAAGGTGGCATGGATGCTGCTAATATCATGAAACCTGCTTTGGCGCGTGGTCAGTTGCAGTGCATGGGGATGACGACTCTGGATGAGTACCGCCAGCATATCGAACGGGATGCAGCTTTGGAGCGTCGCTTCCAACCGATTATGGTAGGTGCACCCAGCGTGAGTGAAACTATCGAGATTTTAATTGGTCTGCGCGATCGCTACGAGCAGCACCACAAGGTTAAAATCTCTAATGAAGCTCTAGTTGCAGCCGCTCAGCTGAGCGATCGCTACATCTCAGATCGTTACTTACCAGATAAGGCAATTGACCTGGTTGATGAGGCTGGTTCTCGCGTCCGTCTGCGAAATACTAAACCTTCTGCAAATGGGGAACTCAAGCGCGAACTGCGTCAAGTTACCACAGCAAAAGAGGAAGCAGTCAAGGCGCAAGATTTTGACAAAGCGGGAGTATTGCGCGATCGCGAGTTGGAACTTGAGGCACAATTGAAAGCAACCAAAGACAACAAAAAGTCTGAGGTTATCGCCGCAAACGCCCCTGTTGTTGACGAGGAAGATATCGCTCAAATCGTTGCTTCATGGACTGGCGTACCTGTCAACAAACTCACTGAATCCGAGTCTGAGTTGCTGCTGCACTTGGAAGACACTCTGCACCAGCGTCTCATCGGTCAAGAGGAAGCTGTCACCGCCGCCTCGAAAGCCATTCGCCGCGCACGAGTTGGTCTAAAAGATCCGAATCGTCCCATCGCCAGCTTTATTTTCTCAGGGCCTACCGGAGTTGGTAAGACGGAATTAGCGAAAGCTTTAGCAGCTTACTTCTTCGGTTCTGAAGAAGCCATGATTCGACTCGATATGTCAGAATTCATGGAAAGCCACACCGTCTCTAAGCTGATTGGTTCGCCTCCCGGCTACGTGGGATACGACGAAGGCGGTCAGTTAACCGAAGCTGTGCGTCGCAAGCCTTACACGGTGGTACTATTCGACGAAATCGAAAAAGCTCACCCTGATGTCTTCAATATGTTGCTGCAACTCTTGGATGATGGTCGCTTGACTGATTCCCAAGGACGTACAGTAGACTTCAAAAACACTTTGATCATCATGACCTCGAACATCGGTTCTAGAATCATTGAGAAAGGCGGCGGCGGTCTAGGCTTCGAGTTCTCTGACAACCAAGCCGAGTCTAACTATAATCGGGTTCGCGCTTTAGTGAATGAAGACCTCAAGCAACACTTCCGTCCGGAGTTCCTGAACCGTCTCGACGAGATCATTGTCTTCCGTCAGTTGAGTAAGGAAGAGGTGAAGCAGATTGCAGACATTATGATTCGCGAAATTTCCAGTCGCTTGACCGAACAAGGAATTACTCTGGAAGTAAGCGATCGCTTCAAAGAGCGCGTAGTAGCAGAAGGCTATAGTCCTGCTTATGGTGCGAGAAGTCTCCGCCGTTCCATCATGCGACTCTTAGAAGACAACTTAGCTGAAGCCATGCTATCTGGTCAAATCAAAGATGGAGATACCGCCATCCTTGACGTTGACGATGACAATCAGATTCAGGTAGTCAAATCTGAACAGCGAGAGTTACTTCCTGTAAGCTAA
- a CDS encoding P-II family nitrogen regulator, whose amino-acid sequence MTTSHSQGYLVTIICESVLQDRLVKLLSTIGASGYTIIPAKGAGSHGRRMGDIAGYNTNIEVKTVVTKEISDQLLEDLKELSSNHALIAFRQKVDGLFD is encoded by the coding sequence ATGACCACTTCTCACAGCCAGGGCTATCTCGTCACGATCATCTGCGAATCGGTATTGCAAGATCGCCTAGTTAAGCTGCTCAGCACAATAGGTGCTTCTGGCTACACCATTATTCCCGCCAAGGGCGCTGGTAGTCACGGTAGACGCATGGGAGATATCGCTGGCTATAACACCAACATTGAAGTCAAAACCGTTGTCACAAAAGAGATATCAGACCAATTGCTAGAAGACCTGAAGGAGTTGTCGAGCAATCATGCCTTGATTGCCTTTCGTCAAAAGGTAGATGGCTTGTTTGATTAA
- a CDS encoding methylated-DNA--[protein]-cysteine S-methyltransferase, producing MVSDSIFYTYMDSPLGRILIAQNSVGLVAIDFQEGRAAKSPEAAWHFQKKLDGDAVEQLRAYFNGELYQFTLPLAPIGTVFQQQVWKALQSIPYGQTLSYGELARKIGFPTAARAVGAANGKNPLCIIVPCHRVIGSNGTLTGFRGGVRLKEGLLSLERRHSAKSNRQLTMALGNN from the coding sequence ATGGTTTCTGACTCAATTTTCTATACCTACATGGATAGCCCTCTGGGACGTATCTTAATCGCGCAAAACTCAGTTGGGCTAGTGGCAATAGACTTTCAAGAAGGGCGGGCTGCAAAGTCTCCAGAAGCCGCTTGGCATTTCCAAAAGAAGCTAGACGGTGACGCCGTTGAGCAACTTAGGGCATATTTCAATGGCGAATTGTATCAATTTACGCTACCACTTGCCCCCATAGGTACGGTATTTCAACAACAGGTTTGGAAAGCCCTCCAATCAATTCCTTACGGTCAAACTTTATCTTATGGAGAACTGGCGAGAAAAATAGGATTTCCAACAGCAGCGCGTGCTGTCGGAGCCGCCAACGGTAAAAATCCTCTGTGTATTATTGTGCCTTGCCACCGTGTTATCGGCAGCAACGGCACACTTACAGGTTTTAGAGGTGGAGTCCGTCTTAAAGAAGGTTTACTGTCACTTGAACGTAGACATAGCGCAAAATCTAATCGGCAATTGACAATGGCTTTGGGCAACAATTGA
- a CDS encoding FdhF/YdeP family oxidoreductase, with translation MDVEIKPEDATKATSNAPEMGGGLPVVQYWAEHTLSPEGPKLWQTLLHKSACLSCAWGTGGQKGGFANELGETMQRCAKSVEAISAELQPAVSTHFFDRHSIAELQQLTSLEADRLGRLSFPVILREGKSHYERISWDEIYEIAEAGFRKSPERVASYSSGRSSNEAAYLLQLMMRSLGSNHLADCSDLCHVPSTVGLKQMFGSGTSMVSLDSLKKADCVVLIGSNAPANHPRLMNELIELRDRGGKVIVVNPVVEVGLVKFASPAFPLKSLFTGSAISSLYLQPIPGSDVALFIGIQKALIERNLIQIDYLCAHAEGWEPVIDYAGSISWEAIAQTCGVSQQEIEVAAEIIAFSKGVVFAWAMGATQQENGVDNIYAIANTALLTGNAGKEGGGTMPIRGHSNVQGFGSMGVTVQLKKEIQEALEKLLGRSLNRNPGYRARDLIDAADAGKVDTLICLGGNLYAANPDLNQAKRALGNIETIIYLATKPNLGHFHGLAQKNTIIIPVFNRFENPHQTTTESGNNFVRLNDVGKTHLKDVALISEVEFLTQLAHRILGSDPVDWRKLQDTKYVRQLIAKTIPGFEQMATIDETQEEFTIAGRIFNEPKFATPSGKANMFVTPLPQLHLPEVEAFGIPESTPSIVLALMTGRSYSQHNTVVYKPGDKYRGMPHRNCILMNPCDAKQAGWQEHQRVTVQGDAGKLENVEIIFGAVRQGAAMMFYPEVNVIFKARIDKQSGIPAFKRVPVVVYT, from the coding sequence ATGGACGTAGAAATTAAACCAGAAGACGCAACGAAAGCAACCAGCAATGCTCCAGAGATGGGTGGCGGTTTGCCCGTCGTGCAATATTGGGCAGAACATACCCTGTCGCCAGAAGGCCCAAAACTGTGGCAAACGTTGTTGCATAAAAGTGCTTGTTTGTCTTGTGCTTGGGGAACGGGGGGACAAAAGGGCGGCTTCGCGAACGAGTTGGGGGAAACGATGCAACGCTGCGCGAAAAGCGTAGAGGCCATTTCCGCCGAGTTGCAACCTGCTGTCTCGACCCATTTTTTCGACCGCCACAGTATCGCCGAACTCCAGCAGTTAACTTCCTTAGAAGCGGATCGCCTCGGTCGTCTGAGCTTTCCGGTCATTCTGCGCGAGGGAAAATCTCATTACGAGCGGATTTCCTGGGATGAGATTTACGAGATTGCAGAAGCTGGTTTTCGCAAGTCGCCGGAGCGAGTCGCCTCCTATAGTTCCGGGAGATCGTCGAACGAAGCGGCTTATCTGCTGCAACTGATGATGCGATCACTGGGGTCGAATCATTTGGCTGATTGTTCGGATTTGTGCCACGTCCCCTCAACTGTGGGACTGAAGCAGATGTTTGGTTCTGGCACCTCAATGGTCAGTCTGGATAGCCTGAAAAAGGCAGACTGCGTGGTGCTGATCGGGTCGAATGCACCTGCTAACCATCCGCGCTTGATGAACGAACTGATCGAGTTGCGCGATCGCGGTGGCAAAGTTATTGTCGTTAATCCAGTAGTGGAAGTGGGGTTAGTCAAGTTTGCTTCTCCAGCATTTCCCCTCAAGTCGCTATTCACTGGATCGGCAATTTCCTCACTTTATCTGCAACCGATTCCCGGTAGCGATGTGGCGCTATTTATCGGCATCCAAAAAGCGCTAATTGAACGCAACTTAATTCAAATAGATTATCTTTGCGCCCATGCTGAGGGTTGGGAACCGGTTATCGATTATGCTGGCTCTATTTCCTGGGAAGCGATCGCGCAAACTTGCGGTGTTTCCCAACAGGAGATCGAAGTCGCCGCAGAAATAATCGCTTTTTCTAAGGGTGTGGTGTTTGCTTGGGCAATGGGTGCAACGCAGCAAGAAAACGGCGTGGATAACATCTATGCGATCGCTAACACCGCACTGCTGACAGGGAATGCTGGCAAAGAAGGCGGCGGTACGATGCCGATCCGGGGACACTCCAACGTCCAGGGTTTTGGCTCGATGGGAGTCACAGTCCAACTCAAAAAAGAGATTCAAGAAGCGCTAGAGAAATTGCTGGGGCGATCGCTCAACCGCAACCCTGGATATCGCGCCCGCGACTTAATTGATGCGGCTGATGCAGGTAAAGTAGACACGTTGATTTGCCTGGGTGGGAATCTGTATGCGGCGAACCCGGATTTAAATCAAGCAAAGCGAGCTTTAGGCAATATTGAAACCATTATCTACCTCGCCACCAAACCGAATCTAGGACACTTTCACGGTTTAGCGCAGAAAAATACCATCATCATTCCCGTATTTAACCGCTTTGAAAATCCGCACCAAACTACTACGGAATCGGGCAACAATTTTGTGCGGCTAAATGACGTTGGTAAAACCCATCTCAAGGATGTGGCTCTAATTTCGGAGGTAGAATTTCTCACACAATTGGCGCATCGGATTCTTGGCAGCGATCCGGTTGATTGGCGCAAACTGCAAGATACTAAATATGTCCGTCAACTGATTGCTAAAACGATTCCTGGCTTTGAGCAGATGGCGACAATTGATGAAACCCAGGAAGAATTTACCATCGCCGGACGCATTTTCAATGAACCTAAATTTGCTACACCGTCCGGTAAAGCGAATATGTTTGTCACGCCATTACCCCAATTGCATTTACCGGAAGTAGAAGCGTTTGGAATCCCGGAATCTACCCCTAGCATTGTATTAGCATTGATGACGGGGCGTAGCTACTCGCAACACAATACTGTAGTTTACAAACCAGGCGACAAATATCGCGGAATGCCGCACCGAAATTGCATTTTAATGAACCCATGCGATGCAAAACAAGCAGGATGGCAAGAGCATCAA